The DNA region tttttctcaaataaattttaacattaaCCCTTAACGATATGCCAACAGATAAAAGGAGcataaaaaagaaagaacatTAGTCTCACCAAAGAATATAAACCTTCTAGTTTTGATGAATGGCGATGGATTATGATTGTTAATTGGCTCAGGTTACCCTCATAAATTAGATTCAATTTTGTATCTAGAAATATCTAGGGTTGAACCGTAAAATTTGGTTTCGTGGCAACTATATTCTTTGGGAGGTATCGGGAAGGAATTAGAATGTAATAATATCGATTCATACAGATACAGAAGAAAAGGTTCTCTATTGATTCAAATGCTATACCTACCAGATAGGGATAGAGAAAGACTTATCTGTCAACTTTTTCACTATCACCCCCAAAAAACCAAACTCTGCCTTACGTAAAGTTGCCAGAGTACGCTTAACCTCTGGATTTGAAATCACTGCTTATATACCCGGGCGATGATCAGTAGCTGGTCCGAAAGGATGATCAGCCACACTGGGACTGGATTGTATTAGTTTTTTTAGTGGGTATTCTTAATTCTATCATCTCTTAAAGCTATTTGTTATAGATCGAAAAATGAACTGAAATGACCCCTCCCCACGAATTCTTTCGAATTGTGAGGCACATTAAAAAAATGGAATATATAAGccccaaattatatatatatataaattttcccACCGTAACAATAACCTGTTGGTATTTGCTTTCATTTATTGTTGCTGTTTTCTTCTATTAACACCAAATTAATCAAAGTCATAAACAAGTTTATTTCACTTCAAATCAAATTAGACAATTTTTTAGTAACAAAATTTCAGATATCAACTTAAAATGTTTAATAGATATGTTATCAGCAATGATGGATTTCATCCTTTTCTACCATCCATTTTCTTACTTTTCTAATCGTTTAAACTTTCAGTCTAATTTTTTATGGTCACGGATTTCTTACTCCTATTTTTATATAGGAGTATGATTAATCaccattaaaatatttataaaataaattttatttttttatttctgaaagaattaataattaaatatttgtcttctaattttttttgttttacacaTTCTTCTTATTTCCTTTAATATGAGTTTCAAAGAGAAGAGTCCAGAACTCTGCTAGGACTTTTGTCCCTCTCTTTGCTTCCCGTCAACGTCGCTCCTTCTTTGATCCTCtcctaggggtggcaagcggggaagcccgccccgccccgccagaagcccgccctttggcgggctggcccgccccgccccgcctaattaggcggtcctagaatcctagcccgccccgcctaactgcgggctggcgggctggcgggctaagcccgccaaagctcctctttttttttttactaataactactaagtaatatatataatttcacaaccatattaataaatttataatttctaatggcataaaaaattatattttttatattcacaaacattaaagtctttgtaattataaatatctaataaatataattataaaccaaattttcattcaaaatataagtataaatattctctctaaagcaaaataaacataattcaaaacataattataaatattgtctccaaaataacataaacataattcaaaacactcaatttttatcttcatactcttgtaagttaggttgggggaagttaggttttaggaaaaaaattgcaaaaataccccctcactaaaaaaaaaaccttagcccggcggggaagcccgccccgccccgccaaaacccgcggtttaagcggtgcgggttagacgggcttttgctatttggcggtcccgaTTTTCCAGCCcaacccgccttttttggcgggttacgcgggccggcccggcggatttaggcccgtttgccacccctatccTCTCCGTCCGCAGTAACTCACTCTCTGATCCTCTCCTTGCGTCCTGGTCGTTTTCTAATCCTCTCCATTCGTGGGATTGCTCGTTCTCCCCCGCATCGTGCTTGTTCTATGATCCTCGATGCCGCAACACGATACTGCCGCTGCCACACTCGGATCCACCACTTCAATGTTTTCTGTCGCCTCTCTGTTCCTCTTCTTTACCAGTGACTTTGATCCCTGTCCTTCTCTCTCCACGTCTACCTCTGCGACCTACTCCTTTAAAGttccattttgtttttatttttattgtacttaattttcttttttatgaaaattttatgTGAATTTAAATGATTCTTCGTTTGGCAGAATATTGAAcattattttgatttcaaaagaATTTGATAATAAATCGatgaaaagttttaaaatagaTTAGGAGTCCTTGATTATACTTAaatgattgaatttgattgttgtGATTTAGTTAGTAGTAACTCTTTTGATTATAATTGAATAAGGTTCCTACTTTTTCGTGGAAGTAGGACTTGTGAAgaactaaaatataatatatagtgTCTTATATGATGGGGACATTTGGGTTAGTATGAGTTAACCAAACATTTTTCTTTATGAGTTAGTTTCACTTTCTATACTCAAATATTTTAGGCTTCAAAGTTCATATTCTCTCTTTTCTTGTTCTGTAGTTATGTTGCACCGGAATATACATGCATTGTTCTATGCtgattattttttctctttttctattttcctAACTAGAATTTGGTATATTTTCATGTTAATTTAATTGAGTGGTGGAAAATTATGGTCGGCAATAGAAAATCAGAGGAACTTATCAATATAAACCTTTTTAAAAAGCCATCTTCAAAAACTCTTAAGTTTTGCCCTGTTGGTTACTCTTAAATGTATTGATCCAAATGCCACAAAGAAACCTAAATCGGACACATAATCCACATGCTTGAGGCCGACGAGATCCTATTCCGTGATGTATGTTCTTTCCCTCTCTTGAACTCTGCATTATACATAACTAGAGAGCAAAAACAAGATGATTCAGCATTGCTATAATCTAATTCTCATTTATcactattttatcattttttcttgTAGGAACGAAGGACTAGAGGGGAATTATTGCGATCCCATCGTAATTATCATCATGAGCAAAAGGATTCTAATAAAGATAGAAAGTGAATAGGTGAAGAAATCACTGAATGAAGTGAAGATGATAATAGCAGTAAAAATCTTATCCATCCCACTAGCTTGAGGTGATAGTTGTTAAATGATAAATGTAgctatatatttgttatttttggtTTTAGTAGTTTACCTATATTAATTTCTACCTCAATTTGGACAACATGCAATGGGTGAATTTTTGCTGCTTAATTTTTCCTCCCACCACAATTCAGAATTCATTGTATACTCATTCATTATtactaaaaaatcaaaactttgatGTCGTCCTTCTACTTTATAAGACAAAAGTAGTTCAAATGTTTTATAAATAGTAATAATATTTTCAAATTGCTCAAACTGTAGTATCAAACTACCGTTGTCTCATTTTGGTCCATCATAACTTATAGCCCATCATAAATTAAGTGCTTGTCATTTTGTGAGTATAGTTGTTATGAGCATTAGACAACAGAACATCAAATTTTAACGTGAAAAAAAATATCCCAATgtgagagataaaaaaaaaaacccacggcaagataaaattttttactattttccaaaggaaaagtatatggaaccaattAATAATCAGTCAAGAATggaacaacataattaattataattagttttattaatttataatttaatttgttttttaaattgtTGTTGACCACATTCAAAACATGAGGGAAGATACACTAGTGATAGAAGAGAATCACGGAACAGATCCTTTGATCATTAATTAGTTAattccatataattaattatgttttattaatgcgtaacacatgaaacatataaatcatatccaaaactattcaatttacaagaaaaagaaacatctgTGTGCCTATCAGTAGCAACATCCGGTTAAAGTTACCGGTGCCTCTAGTTTACTAGTTGGCTGATTTTTGGCTTATATAGagttggttccctagcattgttgttttcCAAATCAAAACTACAAACAAGTCTCAAAACTTGCAAGAACTATTAAGCATACATGCAGAACTCTTGTACAAGAACATAAACGCATAAACTAAATGGTAAAATCAATGATACGATAGACGGCCGTTGCTTTGGTTAGAGAGAtcaaattgcaatcacacctcaAAGTTGAAGGACTATGAGTGAAGAATTTCAGGTAGACTAGAAAAGAATTTAACCATCCAATCATTCATTTGTTCAAATTAATACATTAATTGTGATGTAGAGGGACTCTCCAAAAAGTATTTTCTTGGGCCTCacataaaggaaaatgatcataaCCTTCTTGATAAATACACAATGATGTATTATTCCTTTTTAGCTTcaaaaacaaaaccaaaaagGACAAATTTATCTTGAGAAAAGATTGACACGAAATAATAATATCTCAATGCAAAATTTTACAAAAGTACTTACATGCTCACCAAGTTATAACGGCTACAGAAACTGCCTAATGCACATTTTAATGGTTGAATCCAGAAAGAAAGTATCCTCAACCATACTAGTTATCTATTTCTTGATGCCCTTTATAAATCTATTTGAGTTGGTATTCATAAGAAATGATATGAGATAGAGCAGCTTCAAAGGGgagaaaaactaaaaatctatTTATAAGTGTTTTGCAAGTTTTAAAAAGGATAATAACTTTTTAAGAGGGAAAAAACTAAAAATCTAACTAAACTTATAAATCCTCAATTAGAGGCTTCAAAACTCAAGAAAGGGAGCAAATTGAGTTTATAGAACTTCTAAGATCATTCTTACTACCAAGCACCAATGCTATATCCTATGGTGCATGGAATATAAGTGATAATACGAAAAGTTACTTACCGAATGTTGAATATGGATAATCATGATAGTAAATACACTTCTTTCCTTCATCTTCTCTATAAGGAGGTGAAAGAATGTCTAGCACAGCACAAGGAGGTGTTAATGCTGTAAAATCAGGGGCGGAGCCACATAGTGGCAAAGGGGGGCAATcgccccctaattttaattttttacatataaattatatgtaaatttcagtttaatcccccttaaaattttattttagtcttattttattatgtaaatatttttaatccCTTCTAATATTTCATCTAACTCCGTCCCTGTGTGAAACAGTGCAGATTTCCACCATGTTTTAGATATAAATCCAATGTCTCGCATGGTGCATTAATGACCTTATCAACAACTAGCTTAGCCAGTCTAACTACAACAAgaaaaaattacaacaaaattattttaaaacatggATGCAGAATAACAAATTTTATAAGCCACTAAATATGAGATATACAATTATGTAATTTTAAGTCCTCAACAATATTAACAATTAGCCATAGGAAATTCTATAAAAAATGATTAATCCCCCTAATACTCTTACTAATATTTCCCCCTAACTAATAGATTTAGAAAATCTTGAAtgcttattttttatatatatatttacaaggCATTGAATACCTTTACTttttcatttaatatttttttaatttaatattagaaaGAATCATTATTCAGTACTTTTCATATTTACATGCTCTCATACAAGTGTGGGACAAGACAAAAATATGTTATGGCGACAAATTAGTAAAAAAATCTATTGTTTATAAGATTAAAAATGCAATTCAACTTTGACCCGTTGATTTTATGTTTATTGTATTTTTGCTTTTATGAAAGAATTATTGGTCATTTTTTGTTTAATTGATCTGCATTTATTTTATACTAAAGACTTCTTCTTACTGAGTTTATTAAAAAAGGAAATGAAAAAGTTTTGGAATGAGTATGAATTTGGCTGTGTATTATTACATGTAAGTGGCAATTATCTGCCTTTGATTTTGCTACTAATTGAAATTCTTTGTTCCTTTAATTGATTATATCACACAgtagcaagaagaaaaagggaggtCAACGGGCAGTTGGACCTGATAAAAATAGAAGAGGACACCGTCAATTTAGTACGAAAGGTTTTTTTTATCTATCTTCTTTGATTGATTTGTTCTTCAACAAATTGATTCCAATTAACAATAACCtagcaattaaattaaaatatttctgAAGTTTAAACTAACAAGTTTTACAAAATATATCATGAGGTAAAATCAATCAAATTCTTTTTCTCActcatccttattttattttattttacccaATAAATCAGCATAATTAAAAACATCATTGACTTCTTAACGATACAATCTCTGAAATTTACTCCTAATCTAATAAGTTCCCTCATATAAGACACCATGTATTGTATTTTAGTTTTTCACAATCATTGCCTTACTTCCACAATAGAGGTTAAActtcaaacaagaaaaaaaagtagGAACCTTAttcaattagaaataaaaaagttaCTACCAACCAAATCacaacaatcaaattcaatcattCAAGCATAATCAAAGACTCCTAATCCATTTTAAAACTTTTCACTGATTTATTATCAAATTCTTTTGAAATCAAAACAACACTCAATACTCTGGCAAAGGAAGAACATTCAAATTCAcataaaattttcataaaaaagaaaataaagtacaataaaaataaaaacaaaatagaacCTTAAAGGAGTAGGTCGCAGAGGTAGAGGTGGAGGGAGAAGGATAGAGATCAGAGTCGCTGGTGAAGAAGAGGAACAGAGAGGcaacagaaaataataaaatggTGGACTTGAGTGTGGCCGCGGTGGCGGCAACGTGTTGCGGCGTCGAGGATCAGAGAACAAGCATGATGCAGGGGAGAACGAGCAATCCCGCGGATGGAGAGGATCAGAGAACGACTACGGCACAGGGAGAGGATCAAAGAGCGAGCTACCGCAGAGCGGGAGGAACAAGGAACGAGCGACGTTGATGGGAAGCAGAGAGAGgggtaaaaaaaaatgaattatcaatattcaacaaaaaaatgtgtaaaacaaaaaaatcaaagggCAAatgtttaattatcaattctttataaaatgaaaaaagggtttattttgtaaatattttagtggTGGTTAATCATACTTCTATACATGGTTCTAAAAATTAGACCGGACCAGCCGGTCGAACCGGTTCAACCAAAAACCAGCAGTAATAGCGGTCCGGTCCATTGCCTATAACTGCTGAAGAGAGAATCGCTTGAAAATTGTTGAACCGGCTAGGGACCGATCGGTTGGACCAGATCGGTAACCGGCCGGTTCATAGAAAACGAAGTCGTTTTGTTTATTTGTagaaaaaaagaatataaaacCTAGAACCATTCACGAACAACCTCACCCTTTCTTCCCCCAATCATTCGTGCAAGCCCTGGCTTCTCTGAAGCAAAGGAAAACCCTAGCCGTTCATTGCGCCGCCGTCCCCAAGTCCTCAGCGCATCCGCTTATTCCTCTTCCCACTGTCCCTGTCCGAAACCTAGGTAGCTCGGCACGTCGTCCCCATCTTTGCTGGCTTCTCTATTCGTGGCTTGGAGCATCTCGCCATCGGGACGCCGCTTGCCAATCGTCGTGCCTATCGCCTCGTTGTCGCCGTTTGTCAGTCGTCTCCGCAGCCTCCCCCTTCTCCTTTTCTGCGGCATCTCCCCCTTCTAGCTCGGCACGTCGTTCATTCCCAGGTGAAATCGTTGCTCGAGGCCTCCAGCTGGTGCGCCGTGGTGTCTATGTCGTCTGGCCGTCATGTCTTCGTCGTCCCGCCGTCGTCTTCCTGCTCTCAGTGGAAGGTTAGTAAAACTGTGATTTACTGATTTATGTTGAGTCTGTTACTCTGTTTTAGGATTTTGAGGTTGaatttgtgatttgtgatttcTTGGATCTTTTGTAATGCTATTGATTTATGATTTTTGTTACTTGTTATGCTATTGTtgttgttatgctgctgttttgttatggcacTGTGATTTTGTGATCACTGATCAGTATTTTGAATTTAGAATGTGTGATTATTGATTAGTGACATACTTCTGACATACCCCCATAAAGAATATATGATTGCATTTGCTTGTCATTGTATAACAGAGAAGCCTCCCTCATCCGATCTTGCTGCTCTCTGTTCCTAATAAATGGATTTGTTTGACCANNNNNNNNNNNNNNNNNNNNNNNNNNNNNNNNNNNNNNNNNNNNNNNNNNNNNNNNNNNNNNNNNNNNNNNNNNNNNNNNNNNNNNNNNNNNNNNNNNNNNNNNNNNNNNNNNNNNNNNNNNNNNNNNNNNNNNNNNNNNNNNNNNNNNNNNNNNNNNNNNNNNNNNNNNNNNNNNNNNNNNNNNNNNNNNNNNNNNNNNNNNNNNNNNNNNNNNNNNNNNNNNNNNNNNNNNNNNNNNNNNNNNNNNNNNNNNNNNNNNNNNNNNNNNNNNNNNNNNNNNNNNNNNNNNNNNNNNNNNNNNNNNNNNNNNNNNNNNNNNNNNNNNNNNNNNNNNNNNNNNNNNNNNNNNNNNNNNNNNNNNNNNNNNNNNNNNNNNNNNNNNNNNNNNNNNNNNNNNNNNNNNNNNNNNNNNNNNNNNNNNNNNNNNNNNNNNNNNNNNNNNNNNNNNNNNNNNNNNNNNNNNNNNNNNNNNNNNNNNNNNNNNNNNNNNNNNNNNNNNNNNNNNNNNNNNNNNNNNNNNNNNNNNNNNNNNNNNNNNNNNNNNNNNNNNNNNNNNNNNNNNNNNNNNNNNNNNNNNNNNNNNNNNNNNNNNNNNNNNNNNNNNNNNNNNNNNNNNNNNNNNNNNNNNNNNNNNNNNNNNNNNNNNNNNNNNNNNNNNNNNNNNNNNNNNNNNNNNNNNNNNNNNNNNNNNNNNNNNNNNNNNNNNNNNNNNNNNNNNNNNNNNNNNNNNNNNNNNNNNNNNNNNNNNNNNNNNNNNNNNNNNNNNNNNNNNNNNNNNNNNNNNNNNNNNNNNNNNNNNNNNNNNNNNNNNNNNNNNNNNNNNNNNNNNNNNNNNNNNNNNNNNNNNNNNNNNNNNNNNNNNNNNNNNNNNNNNNNNNNNNNNNNNNNNNNNNNNNNNNNNNNNNNNNNNNNNNNNNNNNNNNNNNNNNNNNNNNNNNNNNNNNNNNNNNNNNNNNNNNNNNNNNNNNNNNNNNNNNNNNNNNNNNNNNNNNNNNNNNNTTAccgtaaaaaattatatatactaaATGAGGATCTCACTTTTTTTACCAATTGCTCTTCTATtcgataatatttttttcttctataatgtattatttttactctttgatttttttataaattataaaacattattatttgttgttgtactctatctctcttatttcttttatttttttcacaagtttttataatttttattataaattttatcatttttatcttatacaaattaatttattataatttttcataTGTTAAATTTTCTCaatgtttaaattatattttttacatgCTTAATTTTATTTCTGATTTAAGAAATTGTGAGATGAAATAACATCAATGAAAACGGTTgcacatcttgttcttcatttttttgtttatctCCCCCTCTTTGCAAGTATCATgagtaaatataaattatatcctCTCTTCTCTTAGTAAaacttttattatctattttaaaataagaaaaaatattgttTGTAATAAGATTGTCATTGTTACGGATAACtgtagaatttaaaaatatatatatatatataattatttgatgATTACTTTATTTAATTAGTCTAATATATTAACTCTTTTAGTCGGatattacttttgatttgtgTTGGATTCGAATATTTTAACAAAAGACAGATATTTAAAAGGAGACAACCCTTCTTAATTAAAGAATGAATAAATTTATATGCTTATTACAATAACTATCATCCTGaattaattaagataaaaaacggataaaaaaattaaattaaaaaaattagcaatTTGAAAAAGTTGAAGATAGTGCATATAAATCttggataaatttttattaagtttggtCCTACTATTTTATATTTCACTATTTTTTGTTTGAGGATTTTTCAATATTATTACTTTAAATCTTGGTACTTTAAAAAAGTTTTTTGGTATAATATATTTGTTTTCgatctaataattatatttttatataaaaaatatactaaattgAAGATAAGTTAAtcccaaattaaaaaattatgttgatTAGTATAAGTATtactatatttaatttaatttatttgcacattagtataattgattgaaataaatgataaataaaattagaaaataatttaaaaaaaaaatattcgtaattacttaaaaataataataaagtaaattCTAGAGTATTACTTTATTTGGTTTGTtaataattataagaataaaaggtcaataattatattaaaataggcACTGAAAAAAGTTTAATAatactaaatttatttaaattgttaATATAATCTCATAAATGATAATTTTGTACGAAgaaattgttaataaaattttataatttttatgtttatacctatttaattcatgtattttattttattttattttacacaaaaaatTGAGACTtgtcttttttaattaattatttaaaaaggatAGTGAAATCAATTATATCGTATCTTAACtatgtaatattttttactttttactcaaataataaaatatgattgTTGTTGCActcatataaaatattataatatagtaTTTGAAAAAAGTATTAGACTATTAGTGCAAATTATAACTCCTACATTGATATATTAATCGAATGACAAGTTATCAATGAGTATTTATAACAAAATTACGTTAGTGTAGTGGTATAAATTGTTTGGagaaaatagataattttttttggtgactagaaaatagataattttatttaactttcagcacatctaaaaataattataatatttattgatttttactatttttattttatattaaaattatctattataaaatatataatttaataattatgttacttttttcaaattcaataattatTCCCATGCTTGTATAGCGATTTTAGTCAAATATTATTAGAAATGTTTAAAAACCAGTTTGTTAAAATTCTTAATTATCGAAAATAACTTATTAAATTTAACGTTTGAAAAGtatatttctaaataaaaattattggGATTTAGATTGGTTTGGTTTATTcagtttttagaaataaaattttaacattttattattagaaaataaaaataactttacattgctaaaacaaacaaataactaaatttaattttatattaaaaaatgcttattaaataataataacataaaaatatttaacaaattaacatattaatgtaaaatttaaattttgtaataaaataataatgttaaattatattttttagtttggaTTGAATTAGTTCGGTTAATATGAAATTGTTAGTAAAATATCCACATTATATTAGTTCCAGGATCACTCACTCACATAAATAatactattatatttttcatctctcaaaCTCATTAATACTCATATGAAATAATGAAAAGAAGGACTTTATATAATCATATTTTTTCATTTCAAGAAACACACATTACAAAACTATGATACCACTTATTTATAGATGTTTATAGGTGGTGATTTTATAATATACTTGTAACTAAAGTACTTTCTAACATAATAAACTATCCTAAATGTTGGCGGCAGAAAGCTTGTGGATATATCACTTGCATGCCTTCTTCAATTTGAACTCTAGTTCTTTTGACGTTTTCAAAATTTTCAGCACATATATTTGGACTATTAATCATGTTGCTCTTGACTCATGTattttagttgtttcttgatTCTTGTATCCATGCAACTCTAGCTATTTGCTTATTTAGTCATCATTCATGATAATTCCAATGGCGATGATATATAGTGCAAGTTGATTTAATTATTAAGCATTGTCTCCTTTAAATTAAGcttacaaaattaattattttaagcatcttctttaatttataaaatgaCTCGATTTTCAATGATTTTGTAAATATATCTGTAAATTGATCTTCAGTGGAACAATACTCAATCAAAACTTCTTTCTCATTCACCACTCTCTGGTTTTGTGAAATCGGACATCAATATGCTTCGATCTTTCATGGAATACTGGATTTTTGTAAAGTGCAATAGCAGGCTTGTTATCGCAaaatattgttgttggagtacTTTGTTTCTCATTCAATTCCTCAATAATTCTTCTTAGCCAAACTGCTTGTGTTGCCCAACTTCCTGCTGCTATATATTCTGCTTCTGCTGTAGAAAGTGCTACTATTGGTTGTTTCTTTGATGACCATGAAATTGCACCAGAACCAAGATTAAATGCAAATTCCGAaatactttttcttgtttctatatCTCCAGCCCAATCACTGTCAGTGTAACTGACAAGATTCACTTCATTagtattttcataataaataccATCATTTAAAGTACCTTTGATATATCGAAGAATCCGTTTTGCTGCTTGCAAATGGTTGGTACAAGGTTCCTCCATGAATCTGCTAAGCAAACCAACTCAAAACACAATATATGGTCTGGTTGCAGTTAAGTACCTCAAACTTCCAATCAAGATTTTGTAATATGTAGAATTTACTGTTTTTCCTTTATCTTCAACAATTTGAACTTCTCTTCGGCTGGAGTAGAAACTGGTTTTGAGTACTCCATctgaaatttcttcaaaatatcaTTTACATATTTTTTCTGAGAAATAAAAATTCCATCATCTTTTTGAACTACTTTAATGCCAAGAAAGTAAGACATCAAGCCTATATCTGTCATTTCAAAGTGCTTTATCATACCTTTCCTGAATTCTGTAATTATCTTCAAATTGTTGCCAGTAAAGATCAAATCGTCAACATAAAGACACACGATCAAGATATCTCCAGGTTCAATGAACTTGATATAAAGAGCATGTT from Arachis hypogaea cultivar Tifrunner chromosome 10, arahy.Tifrunner.gnm2.J5K5, whole genome shotgun sequence includes:
- the LOC140175608 gene encoding secreted RxLR effector protein 161-like; the encoded protein is MEEPCTNHLQAAKRILRYIKGTLNDGIYYENTNEVNLVSYTDSDWAGDIETRKSISEFAFNLGSGAISWSSKKQPIVALSTAEAEYIAAGSWATQAVWLRRIIEELNEKQSTPTTIFCDNKPAIALYKNPVFHERSKHIDVRFHKTREW